TCGTGGAGAGGTGAACCACGACGCTGCGAAATCTTCATATTTTCTCCGCCTTAGGTCATTGATGTTACTTTCTAACGTCTAACACATAACTTATATTTGAGTTGCCATTTCTTACTTTTAAAAATTTCTACTATCAGGAATAAATTTCTCTATACAGGAACATTTTTAAAAAATTCCTGATATCAGGAACAAAATATTCCTGATAACGGAAACTTTTTGGTCTTTAATTAATTCCTGGTATCAGGAATTTCAGATAATTTTACCTCCCTCGAATAAAATACCGCATTGGTAAGTTTATGCTTTTAGAATTCGAAAATATGGTGTCTGGAGGTAACCGTGTCGCCCCTCCTGGCGAGATTTAGAAAAAGCAAATATTTAATGCAGCAAGATCAAAAAAAACTTAATTCCTCTTAAAAAATACAGAAAAATCTCCGTCTCAAACTGCTGCCACTTCCACCCTGGCATCATTAAAGCAAGCGCCGCCGCCCACAGAACTAACATCGTCCGGCACCAGGGTGGTTGAGGTCAGACCATTCTTTGAGCTTTTGCGCCAGGCGCCTTTGGGAATCAAAACCACCCCCGGCCGGATTTGGTTGCTCATCCGAACGGGTGCAAAGACCTCACCCAGGTCGTTGAATATTCTCGCAGTCATGCCTTTTTCTAAGGAACGGGCCCGGGCATCCCCGGGATTCATGACCAAAAACAACTTCGGAAAATTGAATTCCCCTAAGGTGCTGCTAATCAATTTATCGGTTGCGGGTGAAATGAGGGTCAGCGGGTAGCCGTTTTGCTTTAAGTCTAAATATTCATACGGGTTTTTGCCCAAATTCCCCGGCGCCAGATTTATCTTGCCGTCAGGGGTCCAGGGGAAGACATTTTGAAATTGAATGGGAGCGCGGCCGGGAAAATCAAAGAAGGCTATTTTTTCTTTCTTGAGTTGGTCAAGCCCTACGGGTTTACCCATGCCATGTGTAGAGTTAGTGACTCGCTGCAAATAGGCTTCGGTATCATCCAAGAATGCCTGGTCCTGCCATCCCATGGAGCGGCCGAGCAGGGCAAAAACTTCTTCGTTGGGTCTGGCTTCACCCAAAGGTTCAATAACCGGATCCAGGTAATGCAGCGTGTAGGACCCGTAAGCTTTTTTTATCTCCTTTTGTTCGAGAAAAGTAACCGCCGGCAAAAGGATATCGGCAAATTTAGCGGTGTCGGTCATGACTTGCTCCGAGACCACAGTAAACAAATCCTCGCGCTGTAATCCTGCAATAATCGCTTTCTGATTCGGTACGGTTGCCACGGGATTGCAATTGTAATTAAAAAGTCCTTTTATGGGCGGCTGGTTTTCTTCAAGAAGAACTTTGCCCAGTTTATTCATATTGATGATCCGGGTGTTCCAGGGAATCGGGTCGGTGAGGCCTCTTGAATCAACTTTGTGGGCATTACTGTTGCTAAGCGTATAGCCGGAACCTTGCAAGCCAAATTTGCCTAAAACGGCCGGCAGGGCGAGAACAGCCGCGACCGACTGACCGCCGTTTCGATTGCGTTCGAGGCCCCAACCGCAGCGCAAAACCGCCGGGTCGTGCAAAGCATACATCTCGGCAAGTTTTTTAATATCATCGGCTTGCACTCCGGCAATTTCGGCGGCCTTTTCAGGGGGGTATTGCTTGGCTTTCTCAAGTAAAACATCCACATTTTTCGTGTGCTCGCCAAGAAAGTCCCAATTAAGCCAAGCCATTTTTTGCCAATGGTGAATCAAAGCCAGCGCAACCACCACATCCGTACCCGGATAGACCGGTAAATGCAAGTCGATCTCTTTTTCGGAAAAATTCAACTTCGGATCGACCACGGCAATTTTCGCTCCGGCAGCTTTGGCCTTTTTTAGATATGGAACCAGGTGAATATTTGAGGCCTTGGGATTAGCTCCCCAAATGAGAATAAATTTGGCGTGCACATAATCCTCGAACGCCGTGCCGGGCATTTTGCCGTACATACCCTGAGCCGC
The sequence above is a segment of the candidate division KSB1 bacterium genome. Coding sequences within it:
- a CDS encoding molybdopterin-dependent oxidoreductase; this translates as MPTKTLASACTLDCPDTCGLDVEITENKITRIAASDINPTTQGFICTKVSRFAERVYSPDRLLYPMKRVGEKGAGKFERISWNEAVKIVCQRFNEIKEEWGGEAILPYSYGGSNALLGQDTSDRAFFAKLGASRLARTVCAAPTSEAAQGMYGKMPGTAFEDYVHAKFILIWGANPKASNIHLVPYLKKAKAAGAKIAVVDPKLNFSEKEIDLHLPVYPGTDVVVALALIHHWQKMAWLNWDFLGEHTKNVDVLLEKAKQYPPEKAAEIAGVQADDIKKLAEMYALHDPAVLRCGWGLERNRNGGQSVAAVLALPAVLGKFGLQGSGYTLSNSNAHKVDSRGLTDPIPWNTRIINMNKLGKVLLEENQPPIKGLFNYNCNPVATVPNQKAIIAGLQREDLFTVVSEQVMTDTAKFADILLPAVTFLEQKEIKKAYGSYTLHYLDPVIEPLGEARPNEEVFALLGRSMGWQDQAFLDDTEAYLQRVTNSTHGMGKPVGLDQLKKEKIAFFDFPGRAPIQFQNVFPWTPDGKINLAPGNLGKNPYEYLDLKQNGYPLTLISPATDKLISSTLGEFNFPKLFLVMNPGDARARSLEKGMTARIFNDLGEVFAPVRMSNQIRPGVVLIPKGAWRKSSKNGLTSTTLVPDDVSSVGGGACFNDARVEVAAV